TTTTTGAGCAGGATTATTTCGCCCTACTGGATGTCAGCTCCAATGCAAACCAGATAGGCGTGAGTATGGGGCTGCCCAATCGCCAACGAGTAGTGACCGGTGTGGCTCATTCAGTGGGTGATGGACAGGCGAGCATCTCACAGACGAATAGTCAAATGATTTCCGTGGAAGGGATGCAGGTGATCGCACCAGGTGCGATGACCAGACTTTTCATGATGCCTCAAGTGGCTTGGGAACCGGTTTTCAACCTGACTCCACCAGCCCCAGGAAAGCCGGGGGATCCTCCAATGCTTTTTAACTATTATCCAAATGACGGTGGACCAACTCGATTTATAAACAGCCATGCCGAGAGGATAGCAGTTTCTCCTAAACCCTTGGTGGATTTTATTTTAGATAAATATCAGAAGCAGGAAACTCCGGTAAACACCTTGTTTACTTTACCATTTGGGCTGAAAGCAATGGCTGAGCTCTCGCACACCAATGAACGGGAAAGCATCAAACCTACACTTGACAATGTCAGGCCAAATTTCCCGAACGATATGCAGGGAGGGATACAGATTCGGGCCACAGCTGGGGATTATGGTAAGAAATTCAATAATGAGCCGAAGAAAAATGATCTCCCCATGTTTGCAGGGTTTACCGTGCAGCTTGCAAATGTACTTGGACTGGGGGGCAATGCTACCGGTGCCAGTACATTAGGTCAAAGTGTCACTGAAATATTCAACGGAGAGTTTTTTGTGGATCAGGCAAATCCTTCGCAAGTGACCGGAAGGGGAGTTCCTGTAAGCAAAATAGACTTTTCAGGCTATGGAGCTTCTGCTTTCAGTAACTGGCTGAGTCCATCTGCTGCGATCGCCCAGACCAGTCAGGCGAGATTTGATATAATGATGGGCAGGACAGGCCATGAGGTGATCCAGGTGAAGAGTATAGTTTACCCCTGGGGTATACGAGTGGTCCGAACCATTACATTATTCAGGACAAGCTCAGGATTTGTTTACCGGACGGACAGCGGATGGCAGCCAGAATCCGATGGAGTATTTGATTTTAGATATAAATACATTGACAAAACAGTTGCCGGAAATCCGGAAGTGGAAGAGGCACCTTATGAGCTACACCCCGGCACTTTGAGAGGGTTGTTTAATATTTCAAACATTCAAGAAGACGGGACAGTAGCGGATTATGTAGCAAAAAACAACATTGTCCAAAACCAGAACTACATCAATGTCTTTGGCGAGAAGGTCAATAATAACGGGCCTGCATTTGATCAGGAAGTGAAATGTGTGGCAGTGTATTTTGATGCAGATATAGCTGTAGAAAATCTGGTGAAAGGCCATAAGAATGGACGCACCCCAGCCAAAAAGATTTTAGGTTATGTACAGTTGTCTCCTCCTGGTATTCCTTTAACACCAAATCAACTTAGGGGATTGCTTACCCTTCAGGGTGGTCAAATGGGCGGAGATATCAACTGCGTAATGGATGTCAATAACTCCGGGCAATTGATGCAAATCAATAGATTTGATATTTCTCATTCTGAAAAACCTGGGAATCCTAGTGACCAACCGATTTTTGTGGCGGCTACCCGCGGATCAGTTTTATTGCCAAAAGACGGCAGCTGGAGTATGGTGCAGCATGAGACCGGTTCTGGAGAGGTGACGCCCCTGCCACCGCATATTCCTATTCCACTCATACGGGTTGGAGAGTGGGATAAGCAGACTGTAGTGAAAAATACAGACGTTGCCAATAAATTATTACGCTTGGCTCACCCAACTGAGATTCTCAGAAATCCTGTGGAGGCCACTATAAATTATGGTTTTCTTCAGAGTACAGCCACGCAAAAGGCACTTTTCCTGACTCCTAGCTATAAAAAAGGCATTTCCAAATTGATGAGTAAAACGCCTCCTATTTTTTCGGATGCTTACAAGTTGATGAATGGAAGCAGTATTTTCCCGAATGTAGGAGATGCCTATTCCAATTATGGAAAGGCTATGGCGCTCTTGGATGGGGTGGATGAGCAGGGAAATAAAGTGAAAGCTTTTATCGAAAATGCTGCACAGGATGGAGGTAGAAAAGTACTTGAACTCATGGAGATTACTGCGAAGGAAGAAGCGGGAAAAGTGGTGGACAAGGGCTTTAAGCTGCTCTCAGGTGAGGCAAACGCTACACTGAATAAAGCCTTGGCGTTTGATGTGCCAAACTTCGATCCATTGTACCTGGTGGACATGGATGCGCTGAAAATTTACATTGAATACAAAGCAACTCAAGGAGCTCCCGGAAATAAACAATATGTGGACTCTAAGTTGAATTTTGATGTGGATTCATTTGCCAATGATCTCGCTGATACTTGGAAGAGTAAGGTTAACAATGTAGGGATGGTAGTTGACCTGGGGTCATTTGAGCGCTTGATGACCATCAAGGGAAATTTTGATGCGGCTAAGGGCAAAGAATCCGGCTATGCAGGCGATAAAGATAATCCGGGGCCACTGGATGGAATACCATTACCTGAGGTGGAATTTAGCCCTGCGCTAGAGCCTGTAATTGAGCTTTTACAGATGCTCGCTGCACTCAGTACCGGAGATTATGGAGCGGTCATGCGCAAAGGTCTACAGATTGCAATGAGTAATGCCGGAGAAATCTGGGAATATAAGTTTGAGGCAACCAAAGAGATACCCCTGATTCGATTCCCGCCGGAGGATTCGGTTTATAATTCCCCACAATGTCCGCTTAGGTTAGAAGCTGGGCTAGCTTTGGGAGTATATTTTAATGCCGCACTTAAAGTCACCAATGATCCAAAACAACTACTACCTACAGCTGGAGGTTTTGTGCAGTTCAATGGAGGATTGGAGGTCATGTGCGTCACAGTGGGGGCAGCCACCATTTACGCAGTGGGTTCGGTAGAAGTGAAGATTGCATGCGACACTAAAATAGGGCCAAGTCTGATGATGAAATTTGGCTTTGGAGCCAATATTTCGGTGGGTCTTCCAGTGGTCGGAAATGTGAGTGTGACCTACATGGTAGGTTGTGAAATGTATGCCGATGCCAATGTTATAGAGGTGACCGCATTTATGCTTTTCAAAGGGCATGCAAATATCCTCGGCGGAATAGTAAGTGTGACAATTTACATAGAAGCCAGTGGCACCGTGAAGCGAATCTCTAGTCCTGAGCGAACCGATTGTACTGCCTCTGTCACCTTCGGGCTGGACATCAGCATATGCTTTATTATCAATATAAGTTTCGAAGAGACCTGGCAGGAAAGCCGTCAAATCGCCTAATTTTTTAACACAAAAACTCAAGTTATGGAACCTAAAAGATTATTGTCCTTAATGACTTTTCCGCAGCGTTATGATGGAAATACGCTGACTGTAAATATTGTGGTGGTCCCACGGAATACTAATCCATTTTCGAACTGGGCAACGGGTTTGCCAAACCCCGCAAATGTCCCGGGCTTTGCCGATTTTCAGCCGGAATTTACTTTGTCCATAGTGCGTGGTACAGATGATTTTCCGCTGAGTAATGCTACGGCTCCAAGTAGGATACCGATAGTAGAACCAGTTAAAATCACAGCTGCTACGAACAAGGCAGAGATCATCAAGAAGGTAGCAGATGCCATGCCTCTGCCGATTACCGATAATTCAGATAAGCTGCCAGACCCAGTTCCGGTGGAAAAAAGTATCAAGAAATATCTACCTAAAACCTACCGCAACAGCTTTAACTTCACGCAGCCTAGACACCCCAATGCCATTACTGATGATGGGTATTCTTGTGCTGTGAGAGATAAGGTGCCAACGGTAAACTATAAGCCTAGAACCAAACTGAGCTGGGGTAAGGTGTTTGCAAATATATTGCGTCAGCCATTGCTGGCAAAAGCATGTGGGATGATCTATGAAGTGAAGCTTGAGGTGAAAGCAGAATGGTTTGAAAATGGTTGGTATTTGTATGCCGATATAGTCAATGATCCTTATGCTACAGCGCAGACAGGGCTCTTAGAGCATGCAGATGGTCCTCTGATTAAGCGATATGCTGCCAAAATCCCCGAGTTAGTGGAGGGAGAGAGTAGACCGGTTTTCGCCCCGGTACTATTCCCTGTACTTTATAAAAAAGCCACTGACCCCAGCGAACCTCTACCACTTGGGCCTTGGGATGAATTATTCATAGAGGCTCAAACTTACAATGATGGCTTTGCCAAAATAGTACACGCCAATCAGCCCGTAAGTGGAAATTTATTGGAGGAAACTCCGGATGAATTACCTCCTCAATCTGACGCAGGAATTAGACTGGGCTGGGATGATGAGCAAATACTGGTTTGGTACCTCCGCCAGATGATAGAAAATCCATCTAACCCAGGATCTAAGGAACGCATTGATGCACCTTTGGGAGTGATGGGGTATCATATCGATGTGCGTGCAGCAAAACCAGGGGCTGTCTGGGAAAGCCTCAATAATATTGCTATCAATGAGTCTGCTAACATGTTCAAAGGACAGTTGGAAGCAAGTACCACCGAATTGCCTTACCAAGTTTATCCCAATAAAATCTCTGGGCCTAACAGTGATCATTATTGGTTGCCAATGTACTATGCACATTGGATTGGTAAAAATCTGGTGACAGAAGATAAAGATGCCTTAGAAATCTATAGAAATGATCAGGATAATGGAGGGATTCAGGACGAGGTTCAGGATAAGAAAGTGGTACAAAATAAGGCGCTAATTCCGGTACCTTTGGAAACTGAACTTCGCTATGGAAATACCTATGAATTTAGGATTAGAATGACTGATATATCCGGAGGCGGGCCCAGCCTTACGGATAATCCACTCAATGACGCTCCAAGCCCGGAAACCAGCGTTTCATTCAAGAGATTTGTCAACCCAGCCATGCTGAGGGTGGAGAAGCCAGAGGAGATCAGAAGTAACCAAAGAACCTATTTCAATGCTGTGGATAATGATGAAACTGAATTTGATTCAAATCCTAGTTTCGTGATCCAAAGACCCCTATTGGAATACCCTGCGGTAGTTTTCACCAATAAGTATCAGGCACTGGGTCAGGATCCTATCGCAATGTTGAAGGCCTTAGATTTTCAGCCAGATGGGCTAAAGCCGGCACTTCCGGATCCAGATGTGACCAAGGTTAAGGTGCGTGTCGAAGTGAAGTCTCTCCGTATGGATACCCAGCTCAGCCAAAAAGGAGATGATAGTTATATAACTTTATACGAAACAGCGCGGGCATTTCCAGAGCAATTTGAGGGAACACTGACTATCCCTATGGAGTTTATTGATGTTCCTGTGTTGAATTTAGGCGAGCCGGCCAATCCTTTTTTGAGGGATGACTTATTGATTGATGATATCAACGGCATGGAAGGTTTGGTGCTGCCAAGCGGTAGACATATAAGGATTTCCCTTCGAGCTGTGGCTGAAAGTCAGGAAGCCCCTGAAAGTTATTTTGGCATCATAGATGATGTGGAAGACCAGGATAGCAGGTTTGGTAAGAATATGCAGTTTATGCTGTACAAAGAACCTACGGCTGAGTTGGATTTGCTCCAGCAATTTGAAGATGTCCCACCGGTTCAAGCCCTATTTCTCAAACCAGATGCAGTGCCTACTATCAAAGGAAATATTTATAACTCCCTGCTGAGAAGGACTGCTGAGGAGAACCAAGCTGGAGTGGTGGAAAGATTGGCCAATGCACTAGGCGTTGAAGCCAAAGGGTTGACCCTAGTGGCACCGAAAGGAGAGCGCATAGCATTTGGCTGTAGTTCTAGAATTAGGCATACTTTGGCTCCTGACGGAAGCTCTATCACCTTTGCAACTAAATCCGATCTTTATAATCAATGGTTGGCTACTTTGAGTTATAAACTCAATAGAGATTGGGCTTGGGATTCTTTGGACGATGTGTCATTTGTCATAGAAAGGGAATTTAAATTTCGAAAGGATTTAAATTCAGAGTCCAGGAAGAATTCCTATCTGGGTGATATTGAGCTTAAGCATACGGTTTCTTTTGAGGCATTACAGCCGGATAGATTTGATGCTGTAAACAGAAATTACACCCGCATCATTTATATAGACGCCCTGGACCCGAAGAACGAACTGAAGCAAAATAACGGTGACCTTAGGTTCCCTGACGAATTGTGGGCCACATACAAAATCAAACCAAAGGTGAGAGTCGGCCATCCTCAACCTGAGGAACTGGAAACAGATCAGTTGACCTTACCTACCGTTTTACCACCTGCACAGGTGCCGAAAATAGTGAGTGTGGGAATAGCTTTTTCTCCATATGAAAGAACGGAGGACTATAGTTCTTCAGAAGCCAGAAAACGCTATTTGTGGGTTGAATTTGATCAACCTGTAGAAAATCCTGACGATACCTATTATTGCCGAATGCTGGGAAATGCTCCTGATCAATTGTTGGCAAGCAACGAGGGCGATCAACTGGTACCGCCAGAAGAAGCCCCAATCAGTCTGGATCCTGAGTTGACACGGCAGATAATACCAGGGCAAAGTGATGACAAGGCAGGAATGGGAGCTATGCAGCCTATGATCAAGGCCAGCGATAGCGAAACGCATTATATTCTACCCATCCCTCCGGGCATGCATGCCGAAAGTGCAGAGATGTTCGGGTTTTTCACTTATGAATTCCGGGTTGGGCATGGGCATTGGCCTGATCGCGAGGATAATCTCTGGTCCACAGCGCAAGGTAGGTATGGTAGACCATTGCGGGTAACTGGAATTCAGCACCCGGCGCCTACTTTGCTTTGCTCATTGAACAGAAGTAAAAATCACTTATACGTCAGTGCGCCTTTTGCCAAAGCGGTTCATCAGGGAAAGAATGTGACCTCCAAACCTCCAAGAACAAGTCTTTGGACTCTGGTGTATGCTCAGGTAGCTCAGGCCGATGGCAAGGATCATAGAAATATCCTGCTTGGAGAGATTGAAATGAAAATAGGAGTTAGAATTAATACGGATCCTAAACGCCTAAAAGAAATCAATGATTTGACGCAGCAGGTTTATTTTAAACCTACTATTGGTGATTATACTACAGGAAGCGTTACGCTAAATCCCAATATGATCAGAATCGGGAATCAAATAGCTTCGATCAAAGATCAGCATCCTGTAGGGACTGCTACTGTCACTTCGCAAGAAATCGCAGATAAACTGAAATCAATGGGGCTGCCCGAGGATAGTCCTTTGAGTGTTTTGGTAGTGGAGGTTTTTGGCAACATTACCAATATCCACGATCATATGGCGCAATATAGAAACATGCGGGCTGGTGAAGCAGTAGCCAATGAAGTAAGAGAAGGATTAAAGGCAAAGAAAACAGCCACCAACTTGGTCTCGGAGATCAGGCCTTTAAGTCGAGGGCTAGGACACTTCAGGATCCTGAGAACCTCTCCGCTTACGAAGGTTCCATTCGTATGCTGCCCTACTTGCTAAGGACTTTGAAGTTGAACTCCCGGATTTATCTGGGAGTTTTTTTATTAAAAGGCAAATAGTGCCAGGTTTGTGATTATTGTCACCTATCCCTTATTTGCACTTGATTAAATTTGATTTTTAGCAAAACATGAACCAAGAAGAATTAAATGCATTGTTGCCAAACTTTACAGACCCCAAGTTATTGGAAGGGATTTTGGAAAAAGGACAAATCCTTCACCTCGAAGCAGGTAAAGTCCTCATGGAACCTGGGCAGTTTGTCAAAATGGTGCCAATAGTTTTGGAAGGATCCATCAAGATTTTGAGAATGGACGAGGACGGGAAAGAGTTGTTTTTGTATTACCTGGATGCGGGTGAGACCTGCGCACTTTCTCTGACTTGCTGCAGTGCCTCCAAACCCAGTGAAATCAAAGCAATAGTAGAAGAGGAAACTACCTTGGTTGGAATTCCCATCGCCACTCATGAGCAGTGGAGTAATGAATTCAAGCAATGGAAGGATTTTGTCTCTAATACTTATCAAAGCCGCTTTCAGGAGATGCTGGTAGCCTTAGATGCAGTGGCTTTCAAAAGAATGGATGAGCGCCTGATGCGGTATATTGTGACCAAAATGAAACAGTACAAAACCAATGAACTGCATACTACCCACCAGGAAATTGCAAATGAGCTGGGGACTTCACGTGAGGTGATATCCAGATTATTAAAACAACTGGAAAAGAAGAAATGGATAGAATTGGGGCGAAATGTAATTTATATCCGGGACGATTTTGAGGAATTGATCGGCAAATAGTCAGGGCATGACCAGAATAGGGACTTTGGAGTGAAAAATCATTTTCATGGTTTGGCTTCGGCTTAGGATCTGATCCCAGACGTTTTTATGGTGGTGGCTCATCACCAAAACTACATTTTCATTTTCTTCCAAATACTGGTCAAGCCCCTCAACTGCAGTTTTTGCGTAGAATTTATGGATTTTGGTGGGTGTTTTAGGGTAGTTGGTTTCCATGAATTTGACCAGTTCAGAGATTTTTTGATCTACGTTGTTTTCCAGGCCTGTCTGTACATGTACGAATTCCAATCCACTTTCCCAGCGCTTGCTTAGACCAATTACCCATTCTATAAAATCAGTCTCATCATCTGCAAATTCCATAGCAATAGCTACCTTCTGGATGAAGCTAGGGTCAGACTCTGCTGGCACTACCAAAGTTGGGACAGTGGCTTCTTTTATCAAATTAATGGTCGTGCTGCCCATGAGGCTCTTTAATATCCCGCTGGATCCTTGCGTACCCATGACGATTAGGGTGGCACCCACTTCAGTCGCTAACTTGGAAATTGAAATAGAAGCTGTTCCCTCCTTGATCACTGATCTGAATTTTAGGCCTGTGTTTTTTCGCCCAACTATGGACTTTTTCATCAATTTCTCAGCATCGGCGTGCATGCTTTCCAGTGCTACACTGGCTTGAGAAGCAAAGTCAAATACAGCTTCAATCACATGGACGAGGATGATTTCACCATCTTTCTTTTCCGCCAGTGCAACTGCAAAATCCAGGGCGTTGAGGGATATATCAGAGAAATCTAAAGCGACAACTACTTTCATGGCTCGGGGTTGTTTTTATTAATTTACTGAATCCTTTACAGAACTCAAGCTAAAATCAACTTTGAGTTAGCTAGGTTATCTTAATGAGTTGTTACTTTTTTTTAACTGTTAATCTTTCTTTTGACTTTCTTGACCGGGATCAAATTTCCCTAATATTAAAAGCAGAATTGAATGCTATCCTACTGTGAACTTGCCTCCTGGAAGAATACACAAAATCCTCAAAGCCCATATTTAACACTGGGGTCAGGTACGGATCTTCATAAAACCCAAAATTGATTTGAAGCATGTGGATTTAAGTGTAACATTTGTCACTTCATTGCATAGTCTGGGGCTCTACTTTTGTAGGGTCAAGTTTAAGAAATAATAATGGATGTTATCGTGCTAGTCGGCTATGCTGCCGCAGTTATTATAGGAGTCAGTTTAGGGTTAATAGGAGGGGGAGGATCTATACTCACAGTCCCAGTTTTAGTTTATATTTTAGGAATAGACCCGGTTTTGGCTACGGCTTATTCTCTGTTTGTGGTAGGCAGTACCTCTTTGGTAGGGTCATTTACCTATATGAAAAAGGAGCTGGTTGATTACAAAACGGCATTAGTCTTTGCCATACCTTCATTCATAGCAGTTTTTCTAACCAGGAAATTTCTAGTACCTGCTATTCCTGAGCACATGTTTGACCTAGGATCTCTAGAAGTGACCAAAAACATAGGCATTATGGTGTTTTTTGCCATCATTATGTTTGCGGCGTCGGTATCTATGATCCAGGGAAACGGCAAAAAGGATGTGAAAGAGGATTCCAAAGTGAAATTTAACATTCCACTTATCGCAATAGAAGGATTGGTAGTGGGAACGATTACTGGGATTGTAGGAGCAGGAGGAGGGTTTTTGATTATTCCCGCCCTGGTATTACTGGCCAAACTCCCCATGAAAAAAGCTGTAGGCACCTCCTTGTTGATCATTGCGGCAAAATCATTAATCGGTTTTCTAGGAGATGTTTCCAATCAAGTCATAGACTGGAAGATGTTGTTGATTTTCACGGGGCTTTCAATAGTAGGTATATTTATAGGAAGCTCCCTTTCCAAGAAGATCAATGAAAAAGTTCTGAAAAAAGGATTTGGCTGGTTTGTTCTCGTGATGGCACTTTATATTATTTCTAAAGAATTGTTTTAGTGTTTCGAATAGTTTAGGGGCTTTTCCTTCAAGAGACTTCGCATCAGGCCGTTCGGGCAGGGGAATTTTAATTTCCTTGCCCGAGTGGCCTTTTCTGTCTGCTGTCCGGTAAGACAAAAAGGGTAAAGGCACTGGATAGGTTTTGTACAATACTATTAAAAAATTTGTTTTTTCAGTCAATCCGAATGAATAGGCTATGTCGTAAATGACATCACATCAACTATTCAACTCATGAAAAATTTTAGAATTTTAGCTACTTATTTAGCCCTAATGGCTATACCTATGATATTCTTTTCTTGCGAGGAAGATGACACCATGCAACCTAGCATAGATATGCCGGGTACAGCACCTGACGTGTCTTTTACTGCTTTGACCTCAGATAATAAAATTCTGAAATTCGATGCTACTGACTTAAAATCTGCCATTAGCTCAGTAGATATTTCAGGTCTAGGTTCGGGTGAAATGCTGGTTTCCATAGATTACCGTCCTGCAACCGGGCAGCTATATGCGCTTAGCTCCTCTAGTAGACTTTATCATATCAATGAAAATACCGGAGCAGCTACAGCACTTGGAATGGAGCCGTTTACACCGGCTTATCAAGGTGCTAATCCTTCTTTGGATTTTAATCCCACGGTAGACAGAGTAAGGTTAGTTACTGAGTCAGGGCAGAATTTACGTCTTCATCCAGAGCTGGGAACCGTGGTGGCTACTGATGGATCTATAAATGGAGGAATGAATCCTAGAATTGGAGCAGTGGCCTACTCTGACAGCTTTTCGGGAACAACTAGCACTACTCTTTTTGATATAGATTTTGAGCAGGATATGCTTTTTAAGCAAGTGCCACCAAACGATGGAGGATTAGAAGCGGTAGGAGAACTGGGAGTGGATTTTGAAGGACCTGGTGATATGGATATTTTACCGGACAATTCTGTTGCCTTGGCTGTAAATAGAATGAATGAAGAATCCAGGTTATATACCATTAGCCTTTCGTCTGGGACTGCCACGTGGGTAGGGACATTTTCCGCACCGGTAGTGAGTATTGCATTCAAGACCAACCCAATCGCTTATGCGACAGATGCAGCTAATAATTTGTACCGGTTTGACCCTGTGAATCCAGCTCCAATTGCAGTAGAAATGTCTGGTTTGGGCGAAGGTGAAATGATTGTAGGCCTTGACTTTAGACCTATGAATGGTCAACTTCTGGCTGTGTCTAACAAGAGCCAATTGTATTCGGTGAAC
This genomic window from Algoriphagus sp. TR-M9 contains:
- a CDS encoding Crp/Fnr family transcriptional regulator; amino-acid sequence: MNQEELNALLPNFTDPKLLEGILEKGQILHLEAGKVLMEPGQFVKMVPIVLEGSIKILRMDEDGKELFLYYLDAGETCALSLTCCSASKPSEIKAIVEEETTLVGIPIATHEQWSNEFKQWKDFVSNTYQSRFQEMLVALDAVAFKRMDERLMRYIVTKMKQYKTNELHTTHQEIANELGTSREVISRLLKQLEKKKWIELGRNVIYIRDDFEELIGK
- a CDS encoding universal stress protein encodes the protein MKVVVALDFSDISLNALDFAVALAEKKDGEIILVHVIEAVFDFASQASVALESMHADAEKLMKKSIVGRKNTGLKFRSVIKEGTASISISKLATEVGATLIVMGTQGSSGILKSLMGSTTINLIKEATVPTLVVPAESDPSFIQKVAIAMEFADDETDFIEWVIGLSKRWESGLEFVHVQTGLENNVDQKISELVKFMETNYPKTPTKIHKFYAKTAVEGLDQYLEENENVVLVMSHHHKNVWDQILSRSQTMKMIFHSKVPILVMP
- a CDS encoding sulfite exporter TauE/SafE family protein; amino-acid sequence: MDVIVLVGYAAAVIIGVSLGLIGGGGSILTVPVLVYILGIDPVLATAYSLFVVGSTSLVGSFTYMKKELVDYKTALVFAIPSFIAVFLTRKFLVPAIPEHMFDLGSLEVTKNIGIMVFFAIIMFAASVSMIQGNGKKDVKEDSKVKFNIPLIAIEGLVVGTITGIVGAGGGFLIIPALVLLAKLPMKKAVGTSLLIIAAKSLIGFLGDVSNQVIDWKMLLIFTGLSIVGIFIGSSLSKKINEKVLKKGFGWFVLVMALYIISKELF
- a CDS encoding DUF4394 domain-containing protein: MKNFRILATYLALMAIPMIFFSCEEDDTMQPSIDMPGTAPDVSFTALTSDNKILKFDATDLKSAISSVDISGLGSGEMLVSIDYRPATGQLYALSSSSRLYHINENTGAATALGMEPFTPAYQGANPSLDFNPTVDRVRLVTESGQNLRLHPELGTVVATDGSINGGMNPRIGAVAYSDSFSGTTSTTLFDIDFEQDMLFKQVPPNDGGLEAVGELGVDFEGPGDMDILPDNSVALAVNRMNEESRLYTISLSSGTATWVGTFSAPVVSIAFKTNPIAYATDAANNLYRFDPVNPAPIAVEMSGLGEGEMIVGLDFRPMNGQLLAVSNKSQLYSVNPSSGALTAVGSPLDPMAMGSFIGFDFNPTVDRIRLITEQGQNLRLHPDLGTVVAVDGSLNPGTPMASAAAYSENFAGTTSTSLFVIDAQTDMLYQVSPPNDGDLVEIGPLGMDLTDDNGFDIGGTSNMAYGVFTVGGATGVYSVNLMSGSAAKISDLNFMPTSMALGLGF